Proteins encoded by one window of Thiohalobacter sp.:
- a CDS encoding XrtA system polysaccharide deacetylase, giving the protein MGALCNAMTVDVEDYFQVSAFEPYIARDEWDRHGARVERNTGRILDLFAEAGIKGTFFTLGWVAERFPGLVRRIVDEGHELASHGYSHVRVTQQTPEQFREDVRRTKDLLESIAGQPVNGYRAASYSIGRDNLWALEELEAAGYRYSSSIYPIRHDLYGMPEAPRFAFRPSGCALVEIPVTTLQLGERKWPCGGGGWFRLFPYALSRWALRQVNERDGQASVFYFHPWEIDPGQPRQTGISLRTRVRHYLNLDRMETRLRQLLRDFRWGRMDEVFPPEGEYPSWHPQC; this is encoded by the coding sequence ATGGGTGCCCTGTGCAATGCGATGACGGTGGATGTCGAGGACTATTTCCAGGTCTCGGCCTTCGAACCTTACATCGCCCGTGACGAGTGGGACCGCCACGGCGCGCGCGTGGAGCGCAATACCGGACGCATTCTCGATCTTTTCGCCGAGGCGGGTATCAAGGGCACTTTTTTCACCCTGGGCTGGGTCGCAGAACGATTTCCCGGCCTGGTGCGACGCATCGTTGACGAGGGTCACGAGCTGGCGAGTCATGGTTACTCGCATGTACGGGTGACCCAGCAGACGCCGGAGCAGTTTCGCGAGGACGTCCGGCGGACCAAGGATCTGCTGGAATCCATCGCCGGACAGCCGGTCAACGGCTATCGAGCGGCCAGCTATTCCATCGGCCGCGACAATCTCTGGGCGCTGGAGGAACTGGAGGCAGCAGGCTATCGTTATAGTTCCAGCATCTATCCCATACGGCATGACCTCTATGGTATGCCTGAGGCGCCGCGCTTTGCGTTTCGGCCTTCCGGGTGCGCTCTGGTGGAAATTCCGGTGACCACACTGCAACTCGGAGAACGCAAGTGGCCGTGCGGGGGAGGAGGCTGGTTCCGGCTGTTTCCCTATGCCCTATCGCGCTGGGCGCTCAGGCAGGTCAACGAACGCGACGGCCAGGCCTCAGTCTTCTATTTCCATCCCTGGGAGATCGATCCAGGGCAGCCGCGCCAGACCGGCATCAGCCTCAGGACCCGGGTGCGCCACTATCTGAATCTCGATCGCATGGAGACCCGTCTGCGGCAGCTGCTGCGGGATTTCCGCTGGGGTCGCATGGACGAGGTGTTTCCTCCGGAAGGGGAGTATCCGTCATGGCATCCGCAGTGCTGA
- the wecB gene encoding non-hydrolyzing UDP-N-acetylglucosamine 2-epimerase, whose translation MTRSTCPSILSVVGARPNFMKIAPLMRAFDASEAPLESCLVHTGQHYDAAMKAAFFDQLGIPEPDIDLGVGSASHAVQTAEIMKRFEPVLDERRPDAVLVVGDVNSTIACALVAVKKGVPVVHVEAGLRSRDRSMPEEINRVLTDQLSELLFTTERSAEANLVAEGIARERIHFVGNVMIDTLRMHLERAIPPEQTLSGIGQADRWLDAAAGFGVLTLHRPSNVDDANVLRRLVDTLIGVADRVPLVFPMHPRTRGRLAETGLDTRLAQGRILVTEPLGYLELLGMMSRARLVLTDSGGLQEETTALGVPCITLRENTERPITVEQGTNTIVGTDPARILGAVDEVLTTGGKQGRVPELWDGRAAVRIRDRLLAWAGVLSEPDQATG comes from the coding sequence ATGACGCGATCCACGTGTCCCAGTATCCTTTCCGTGGTCGGCGCCCGGCCGAACTTCATGAAAATCGCGCCCCTGATGCGTGCCTTCGATGCCAGCGAGGCGCCGCTGGAGTCCTGCCTGGTACATACCGGGCAACACTACGACGCAGCCATGAAGGCGGCATTCTTCGATCAGCTCGGGATTCCCGAGCCGGACATCGACTTGGGTGTCGGTTCTGCCAGTCATGCGGTGCAGACGGCGGAAATCATGAAGCGCTTCGAGCCGGTGCTGGATGAGCGTCGACCGGATGCCGTCCTGGTGGTGGGTGACGTCAATTCCACCATTGCCTGTGCGCTGGTGGCCGTCAAGAAGGGGGTGCCGGTGGTGCATGTCGAGGCAGGCCTGAGAAGCCGTGATCGCAGCATGCCCGAGGAGATCAACCGGGTGCTGACCGACCAGCTTTCCGAGTTGTTGTTCACCACCGAGCGCAGTGCCGAGGCCAACCTGGTCGCAGAAGGCATTGCCCGCGAGCGTATCCACTTCGTCGGCAATGTCATGATCGATACCCTGCGCATGCACCTGGAGCGGGCCATCCCGCCGGAGCAGACATTGTCCGGTATCGGGCAGGCCGATCGTTGGCTGGATGCAGCCGCGGGTTTCGGAGTGCTCACCCTGCATCGGCCTTCCAATGTGGACGATGCCAATGTGCTGCGGCGGCTGGTGGATACCCTGATCGGTGTGGCGGACCGGGTGCCGCTGGTTTTCCCCATGCACCCGCGCACCCGGGGTCGGCTGGCAGAGACAGGGCTCGACACGCGGCTGGCACAGGGTCGCATCCTGGTCACGGAGCCTCTGGGTTACCTGGAGCTGCTGGGCATGATGTCACGTGCGCGCCTTGTGCTGACCGACTCCGGCGGGTTGCAGGAGGAGACCACGGCGCTGGGCGTTCCCTGCATCACGCTGCGCGAAAACACCGAACGGCCGATCACGGTGGAGCAGGGCACCAACACCATCGTCGGTACGGACCCGGCGCGCATTCTCGGCGCCGTGGACGAGGTGCTGACCACCGGCGGCAAGCAGGGCCGGGTACCGGAGCTGTGGGATGGCCGGGCCGCGGTGCGTATCCGCGACCGGTTGCTGGCCTGGGCCGGCGTACTGTCCGAGCCGGATCAGGCGACGGGATGA